A window of Sulfurospirillum tamanense contains these coding sequences:
- a CDS encoding MFS transporter, with the protein MFFRISGFFYFYFSIVGVYVIFLPKILQTLGYTSAQIGLVFAIAPLTRFIVPFFFQKWFSLTQQVFYGALGLALVSALLFYVTLPHVWLFLIPNMLFGGALGLILPFIETYSLEFLGKARFGKARLFGSLGFMMVGIVLAMLLENPYMGLHFFLAGVSLMVCFGLLITLKNSHFTSPNTAHGGSINLRSQLGFWVSLFLMQVSFGAFYNFFTIYQTDYGVSLTVTSWMWAFGVICEIGLFYFQGPILQKYGLLGLVQFSTLMTALRWLILFIFPGSVVFAFISQAFHAFSFALHHTAAFSYLHSVYANRRLAAQFYYGFSFGLGGFTGALIAGWVYGPYLYLVASAIAFLGFLACRFLPR; encoded by the coding sequence ATGTTTTTTCGTATTTCTGGGTTTTTTTATTTTTACTTTTCCATCGTGGGTGTTTATGTCATTTTTCTACCCAAAATCCTTCAAACCCTAGGCTACACCAGTGCGCAAATTGGCCTTGTTTTTGCCATCGCACCTTTAACACGTTTTATCGTTCCTTTTTTCTTTCAAAAGTGGTTTTCCCTCACCCAGCAAGTATTCTACGGTGCATTGGGGCTTGCCCTCGTGAGCGCCTTGCTCTTTTATGTTACCTTGCCTCACGTGTGGTTATTTTTGATTCCCAACATGCTTTTTGGAGGAGCGCTTGGGCTTATTTTGCCCTTTATTGAAACCTACTCGTTGGAGTTTTTAGGCAAAGCACGCTTTGGAAAAGCACGGTTGTTTGGCTCTCTTGGGTTTATGATGGTGGGCATTGTGCTGGCCATGCTACTTGAAAACCCTTACATGGGCTTGCATTTTTTTCTTGCGGGAGTCTCTTTAATGGTCTGTTTTGGGCTACTCATTACCCTAAAAAATAGCCATTTCACTTCACCCAATACCGCACACGGCGGAAGCATTAACCTTAGGTCTCAGTTGGGCTTTTGGGTGAGTTTATTTTTGATGCAGGTGAGTTTTGGGGCATTTTATAATTTTTTTACCATCTACCAAACCGACTACGGCGTTAGCCTCACTGTGACGAGCTGGATGTGGGCCTTTGGGGTGATTTGTGAAATCGGGTTGTTTTATTTTCAAGGGCCCATTTTGCAAAAATACGGTCTTTTAGGGTTGGTGCAATTTTCTACTCTCATGACAGCGTTACGGTGGCTTATTTTATTTATCTTTCCAGGGTCTGTGGTGTTTGCTTTTATCTCTCAAGCCTTTCACGCCTTTAGTTTTGCCCTTCACCATACCGCAGCCTTTAGCTATTTGCACTCTGTTTACGCCAACCGTCGGCTGGCGGCGCAGTTTTACTATGGGTTTTCTTTTGGGCTAGGGGGCTTTACGGGTGCGCTGATTGCAGGGTGGGTGTACGGGCCTTATCTGTATTTGGTAGCAAGCGCCATAGCTTTTTTGGGGTTTTTAGCCTGCAGGTTTTTACCGCGCTAG
- a CDS encoding flagellar basal body-associated FliL family protein, translated as MGGYKVGKIALVVVIVMAMTYLIYGTFFKEGPRFGVGAKPASARISTDPLETGLDQILINLSKGPYSFLKAEIAVKAGNRAAKAEVDRLREPLRRLVLHIASAEDGDVLATPQGKEQFKERIKQEARQQLGLELEGVYFQNFVLAR; from the coding sequence ATGGGTGGATATAAGGTAGGCAAGATCGCTCTCGTTGTTGTCATTGTGATGGCCATGACCTATTTGATTTACGGGACATTTTTCAAAGAAGGGCCGCGTTTTGGCGTGGGAGCAAAGCCCGCGAGTGCACGCATTAGTACCGATCCTTTGGAGACGGGTCTTGACCAAATTTTGATTAATCTTTCCAAGGGGCCTTACAGTTTTTTAAAAGCAGAAATTGCGGTTAAAGCAGGAAATCGTGCCGCCAAAGCAGAAGTAGACAGACTAAGAGAGCCTTTGCGTCGATTGGTCTTGCATATTGCATCAGCAGAAGATGGGGACGTTTTAGCCACGCCTCAGGGAAAAGAGCAGTTTAAAGAGCGCATTAAACAAGAAGCGAGACAACAGCTTGGCCTTGAGCTAGAAGGCGTGTATTTTCAAAATTTCGTGCTAGCGCGGTAA
- the tpx gene encoding thiol peroxidase, with product MAQTALKGSPVSLAGTQLNVGDLAPSVTVIGKDLGEITVGGSKGKKQLLVVVPSLDTAVCASETRKFNVEAAKTPDTEVTIVSMDLPFAMGRFCTTEGIENLAVGSDFRNKAFASSYGVLLADGPLAGLTCRAVFVVDAQGKITYKEIVPEITAEPDYEAALAALR from the coding sequence ATGGCTCAAACTGCTCTCAAAGGATCTCCCGTTTCACTCGCAGGAACACAACTTAATGTTGGCGATCTTGCCCCTTCAGTCACCGTTATTGGAAAAGATTTAGGAGAAATCACTGTAGGTGGCAGCAAAGGCAAAAAGCAACTGCTTGTTGTTGTTCCTTCTCTTGATACCGCTGTGTGTGCCTCAGAAACGCGCAAATTTAACGTCGAAGCCGCCAAAACACCCGACACAGAAGTTACCATCGTCTCTATGGACCTTCCTTTTGCTATGGGGCGTTTTTGTACCACAGAGGGCATTGAAAATCTTGCCGTTGGCAGCGACTTTAGAAACAAAGCCTTTGCCTCTTCTTATGGAGTTTTACTCGCCGATGGGCCTTTAGCTGGCCTTACATGTAGAGCTGTTTTTGTGGTAGACGCTCAGGGTAAAATCACCTATAAAGAGATTGTTCCTGAAATCACCGCTGAACCCGATTACGAAGCTGCACTGGCAGCATTACGCTAA
- a CDS encoding DUF3137 domain-containing protein, with amino-acid sequence MYGALLDYFYTTLKEEISFLETQRLEAYARVKSSRVYWALGAGLLFLVFVNTLFKEEHLFALFFALTLGSAGCMLHEKHLTRTFCGLFKEHLIGRMVEYLGLSYAPQGHMSPHMFRQAAFFTRDFDTYGGDDLVKGNIAGVEVTWSDVKATYTTKNTKGKSTRHTLFEGFFFMAPFPRLFHKKTWVLPDVAQKILGDFGTLVQGLDRRGALVKLDNPNFERAFVVFSEDQIEARYLLSPVIMERLLALKNHAKTPLHVSFIAGHIFLGFSYGKPSFEPALSQPLGAFKTVEKHAQMLALMYGTVEALGLKSPHEAG; translated from the coding sequence ATGTACGGCGCATTACTTGATTATTTTTACACGACACTGAAAGAAGAAATCTCTTTTTTAGAAACGCAGCGTCTTGAGGCTTACGCGCGGGTTAAGAGCTCCAGGGTCTATTGGGCACTTGGGGCGGGGTTGCTGTTTTTGGTCTTTGTCAACACCCTTTTTAAAGAAGAACACCTTTTTGCGCTCTTTTTTGCTTTGACGCTTGGGAGCGCGGGGTGCATGTTGCACGAAAAACACCTCACACGCACCTTTTGTGGGCTTTTTAAGGAGCATCTCATCGGCCGCATGGTCGAGTATTTGGGGCTTTCTTATGCGCCACAAGGCCACATGAGCCCTCACATGTTTAGACAAGCGGCGTTTTTTACACGGGATTTTGACACCTACGGTGGAGACGATTTGGTTAAGGGAAACATCGCGGGTGTAGAGGTGACGTGGAGCGATGTCAAAGCAACATACACCACTAAAAACACCAAAGGTAAATCCACACGCCATACCCTTTTTGAAGGGTTTTTTTTCATGGCACCTTTTCCTAGGCTCTTTCACAAAAAAACCTGGGTTTTGCCCGATGTGGCTCAAAAAATATTGGGAGATTTTGGAACGCTTGTGCAGGGACTTGATAGGCGCGGGGCGCTGGTTAAGTTGGACAATCCTAACTTTGAGCGTGCTTTTGTTGTGTTTAGTGAGGATCAAATTGAAGCCCGTTATCTTCTCTCTCCTGTGATAATGGAGCGGTTATTGGCACTCAAAAATCACGCAAAAACACCTTTACATGTAAGCTTTATTGCGGGGCATATTTTTCTGGGATTTTCTTATGGGAAGCCAAGCTTTGAGCCAGCACTCTCCCAACCTCTTGGCGCGTTTAAAACAGTGGAAAAACACGCGCAAATGCTTGCTTTGATGTATGGAACTGTGGAGGCATTAGGACTTAAAAGCCCGCATGAAGCGGGCTAA
- a CDS encoding LemA family protein, which translates to MQSFAIVFGFFALVVILFYNFLVGRRNQVDNIFAGLEVQLKKRYDLIPNLVALSQQALSHERVLLEHLTHLREAGMRAHTPETLLPIHAQLTRALDALHVKVEAYPELTANANVLQLQRTLADTEEYISAARRAYNQSVTDYNNAIEMVPAKFLAQVLGYRRKQLFEAQTHERQTPRT; encoded by the coding sequence GTGCAAAGCTTTGCCATTGTTTTTGGCTTCTTTGCACTGGTGGTTATTCTTTTTTATAATTTTTTAGTAGGGCGACGCAATCAGGTTGATAATATCTTTGCAGGGCTTGAGGTGCAGCTTAAAAAACGCTACGACCTCATCCCTAATCTCGTCGCCCTTTCCCAACAAGCCCTTTCCCACGAACGCGTTTTACTAGAGCATTTGACGCACCTTCGCGAAGCGGGCATGCGTGCGCATACTCCCGAAACACTTCTTCCCATTCACGCCCAACTCACCCGCGCCCTTGACGCCTTACATGTAAAGGTGGAAGCGTACCCTGAGCTTACGGCTAATGCCAACGTCTTGCAATTGCAACGCACCCTAGCGGATACAGAAGAATACATTAGCGCCGCACGTCGGGCATACAATCAAAGCGTCACAGATTACAACAACGCCATAGAGATGGTTCCTGCAAAATTTTTGGCACAGGTGTTGGGGTATAGGCGCAAACAGCTATTTGAAGCTCAAACGCATGAGCGCCAAACCCCTCGTACGTGA
- the typA gene encoding translational GTPase TypA: MRNLRNIAVIAHVDHGKTTLVDELLKQSGTFSAHQAVDERVMDSNAIEKERGITILAKNTAIHYKDAKINIIDTPGHADFGGEVERVLKMVDGVLLLVDAQEGVMPQTKFVVKKALSLGLRPIVVINKIDKPAADPDRVINEIFDLFVALDANDAQLEFPVVYAAAINGYAKHHMDDPSENMIPLFEAILEHVPAPTGSIDNPLQLQVFTLDYDNYVGKIGIARIFNGTVKKNQTVMLAKADGERVSGRISKLIGFLGLVRTDIEEAHSGDIIAIAGFETLDVGDSIVDPNNPMPLDPLHIEEPTLTVVFGVNDSPLAGLEGKHVTSNKLSERLEAEMKTNIAMRYESIGEGRFKVSGRGELQITILAENMRREGFEMTLGRPEVIIKEEEGVKMEPYEHLVVDVPDEFTGAVIEKLGKRKAEMTAMNPTGDGQTRIEFEIPARGLIGFRSQFLTDTKGEGIMNHSFLEFRPYIGGVEHRTNGALVSMENGEALGYSLFNLQERGILFCGPQTKVYTGMIIGEHSRPNDLDVNPIKGKQLSNVRSSGADDAIKLVPPRLLNLERALEWIEEDELVEVTPKSIRVRKRYLDPTVRKRLARNAK, encoded by the coding sequence TTGAGAAATTTACGTAACATCGCCGTTATCGCGCACGTTGACCACGGCAAAACCACCCTTGTGGACGAACTTTTAAAACAATCAGGTACTTTTTCAGCACACCAAGCGGTGGATGAGCGCGTAATGGACTCCAATGCCATTGAAAAAGAGCGCGGCATTACCATTCTTGCCAAAAATACTGCGATTCATTACAAAGACGCCAAAATTAACATCATCGACACCCCAGGCCACGCCGACTTTGGCGGGGAAGTGGAGCGCGTGCTTAAAATGGTCGATGGCGTACTGTTGCTTGTGGATGCCCAAGAGGGCGTTATGCCTCAAACCAAGTTTGTGGTAAAAAAAGCCCTCTCATTGGGACTTCGCCCCATCGTTGTGATTAACAAAATCGACAAGCCCGCCGCAGACCCAGACCGCGTCATTAACGAAATTTTTGACCTTTTTGTCGCGTTGGATGCTAACGATGCACAGCTGGAATTCCCTGTGGTGTACGCTGCGGCCATCAACGGCTACGCCAAACACCACATGGATGACCCTAGTGAAAACATGATTCCCTTGTTCGAAGCGATTTTAGAGCATGTTCCTGCACCCACAGGCAGTATCGACAATCCTTTGCAACTTCAAGTGTTTACGCTGGATTATGACAACTACGTCGGCAAGATTGGAATCGCGCGGATTTTTAACGGAACGGTCAAAAAAAACCAAACTGTGATGCTCGCCAAAGCCGATGGGGAACGCGTCAGTGGCCGTATCAGTAAGCTTATTGGCTTTTTAGGTTTAGTGCGCACAGACATTGAAGAGGCTCACTCAGGAGACATCATTGCTATTGCAGGTTTTGAAACCTTGGACGTAGGCGACAGTATTGTAGACCCCAATAACCCCATGCCCCTTGACCCGTTGCACATCGAAGAACCTACCTTGACCGTTGTATTTGGGGTCAATGACTCGCCTCTTGCAGGACTAGAGGGAAAACACGTTACTTCCAACAAACTTTCTGAACGTCTTGAGGCGGAGATGAAAACCAACATCGCCATGCGGTATGAGTCTATCGGAGAGGGACGCTTTAAAGTCTCAGGCCGTGGTGAACTTCAGATTACGATTTTGGCAGAAAACATGCGTCGCGAGGGCTTTGAGATGACTCTTGGCCGTCCTGAAGTTATTATTAAAGAAGAAGAAGGCGTCAAAATGGAGCCTTATGAGCATTTAGTAGTAGATGTTCCTGATGAATTCACTGGCGCTGTGATTGAAAAACTTGGCAAACGCAAGGCAGAAATGACAGCCATGAATCCCACGGGTGATGGCCAAACGCGCATTGAGTTTGAAATCCCTGCACGCGGGCTTATCGGCTTTCGTAGTCAGTTTCTTACCGACACCAAGGGCGAGGGCATCATGAACCATTCATTTTTGGAATTTCGCCCTTACATTGGTGGCGTAGAACACCGCACCAACGGTGCTCTTGTTTCTATGGAAAACGGTGAAGCGTTGGGGTATTCGCTCTTTAACCTGCAAGAGCGCGGTATTCTTTTTTGCGGGCCCCAAACCAAAGTGTACACGGGCATGATTATTGGTGAGCATTCACGCCCTAATGATTTGGATGTCAATCCCATCAAAGGTAAGCAGCTCTCCAACGTGCGCTCTTCAGGGGCAGATGATGCCATTAAACTTGTGCCACCCCGTCTTTTGAACCTTGAGCGTGCGTTAGAGTGGATTGAGGAAGATGAGTTGGTAGAGGTTACACCCAAGAGCATTCGGGTGCGTAAGCGTTACCTTGACCCGACCGTGCGAAAACGTTTGGCACGTAACGCCAAGTAA
- the fliK gene encoding flagellar hook-length control protein FliK, whose product MQQALSLDTPKTAILTKEKLAKITGDLKDKGESKGTDFLAMMLSQLANSGTKTAASIAILPKNTAPETPISVKTPLETVEAISEEKATFAQLLHLIETINGGEKTLKFPKLTQKLEAMLAQEGVIKELKEVKSLHDVMKLSQKYDLGLEKITLSSKEFKTFETLFPKLTQNNFFEPKQETIASETLLKSKQTDNSSLASKKEENTTLKDLLRTFENKKEAKVDSKGELKTETKVDTKSELKGEIKPELKTDPKVEPKAQIIIEDKKEVKKEVKVAPKETPALAEKVAIEPKQTPKTTTLQETRVEPAKIQPVSPQPAETKEITPSTQASKAAALRTLGELSQGETRGQERETSSQEGETKHQNTFSKEVGKQDQGSLKTPQLRQTFNTFAQDFKEQVENYKPPMMKIQMALNPKNLGEVEVTLINRGNNLHVNLTSNTSQTLSLFVQNQAEFKNALVNMGFTNLEMNFSQKERQDNPQGGTSKGDFSSEAFDDALEEEGALELILPNYV is encoded by the coding sequence ATGCAACAAGCACTCTCATTAGATACGCCAAAAACAGCCATCCTTACCAAAGAAAAGCTCGCTAAAATTACGGGTGATTTAAAAGATAAGGGTGAAAGCAAAGGGACAGATTTTTTAGCCATGATGCTCTCGCAGTTGGCAAATTCTGGTACAAAAACAGCTGCAAGTATTGCCATTTTGCCCAAGAATACTGCGCCAGAAACCCCCATAAGCGTAAAAACACCGCTAGAAACCGTAGAAGCCATCAGTGAAGAAAAAGCTACTTTTGCTCAACTTTTACACCTTATTGAAACCATAAACGGGGGAGAAAAAACTCTAAAATTTCCCAAACTCACTCAAAAATTAGAAGCCATGCTTGCCCAAGAAGGGGTAATAAAAGAGCTCAAAGAGGTAAAATCTCTTCATGATGTCATGAAGCTTAGCCAAAAATATGATTTAGGGTTAGAGAAAATCACTCTCTCTTCCAAGGAGTTCAAAACATTTGAAACACTCTTTCCCAAACTCACTCAAAATAATTTTTTTGAACCCAAACAAGAGACTATAGCCAGTGAAACTTTACTCAAAAGCAAACAGACGGACAACTCTTCCCTTGCTTCAAAGAAAGAAGAAAACACAACACTTAAAGACCTTTTGCGTACCTTTGAAAACAAAAAAGAAGCCAAGGTTGATTCCAAAGGTGAACTAAAAACCGAAACAAAGGTTGACACCAAAAGTGAACTAAAAGGTGAAATCAAACCTGAGCTAAAAACCGACCCCAAAGTAGAACCTAAAGCCCAAATTATTATTGAAGATAAAAAAGAGGTAAAGAAAGAGGTAAAGGTTGCTCCTAAAGAAACACCCGCTTTGGCTGAAAAAGTAGCCATAGAGCCCAAGCAAACCCCAAAAACAACCACACTCCAAGAAACACGTGTGGAACCTGCAAAAATTCAGCCCGTTTCCCCTCAGCCTGCAGAAACTAAAGAAATCACACCTTCTACCCAAGCCTCCAAAGCGGCGGCACTTAGAACCTTAGGTGAACTTAGCCAAGGGGAAACAAGGGGTCAAGAAAGGGAGACTTCAAGCCAAGAAGGGGAGACTAAACACCAAAACACCTTTAGTAAAGAAGTCGGCAAACAAGACCAAGGCTCCCTAAAAACGCCTCAACTGCGCCAAACTTTTAACACCTTTGCCCAAGATTTTAAAGAACAAGTTGAAAATTATAAACCGCCCATGATGAAGATTCAAATGGCACTTAACCCTAAAAATTTAGGGGAAGTAGAAGTCACCCTCATTAACCGTGGCAACAACTTACATGTAAACCTCACCTCTAACACCAGTCAAACCCTGAGCCTATTTGTGCAAAACCAAGCAGAATTTAAAAATGCTCTTGTCAACATGGGTTTTACCAACTTAGAGATGAATTTCTCTCAAAAAGAACGGCAAGATAACCCCCAAGGCGGCACTTCAAAGGGAGATTTTTCCTCTGAAGCGTTTGATGATGCCCTTGAAGAAGAAGGTGCCCTTGAGCTCATTCTTCCCAATTATGTATAA
- a CDS encoding flagellar basal body rod modification protein: MSTVTNTTNTTSAGAAGAAVNPGAKLDKDAFMKLLLVELQFQDPTDPMDSDKMLTQTSQLAALETQENTNLMMEKLATQMGNSMNMYAVSAVGKMASLGFNAVSLDATGEAKFEVYFGKEIHSGQLFIKDSSGNLVRTVELEAGKKGVLAFEWDGTNESGEAMKEGYYSVTAEYLDTDLEQQTTQFGIYPVESVRFEDGEALIKLGSSYVPLEYVIEFF, translated from the coding sequence ATGTCTACTGTTACTAATACAACAAACACAACTTCCGCGGGTGCTGCAGGTGCTGCTGTTAACCCAGGCGCCAAACTGGATAAAGACGCGTTTATGAAACTGTTGCTTGTGGAACTTCAATTTCAAGATCCCACAGACCCAATGGATTCAGACAAAATGCTTACCCAAACTTCTCAGCTTGCTGCCCTTGAAACCCAAGAAAATACCAACTTAATGATGGAAAAATTGGCTACACAAATGGGCAACAGCATGAATATGTACGCTGTTTCAGCTGTAGGTAAAATGGCTTCACTTGGCTTTAATGCCGTCTCTTTGGATGCAACAGGAGAAGCAAAGTTTGAAGTCTACTTCGGAAAAGAGATCCACTCAGGACAACTTTTCATAAAAGATAGCAGTGGCAATCTCGTGCGCACCGTTGAACTCGAAGCGGGCAAAAAAGGTGTTTTGGCTTTTGAGTGGGATGGCACCAATGAATCGGGAGAGGCTATGAAAGAGGGCTATTATTCGGTGACAGCTGAATACCTTGATACGGATTTAGAGCAACAAACCACCCAATTTGGAATTTACCCCGTTGAGTCGGTGCGCTTTGAAGATGGCGAAGCCCTCATTAAGCTTGGCTCTTCCTATGTGCCACTTGAATATGTCATCGAGTTTTTTTAA
- a CDS encoding flagellar hook-basal body complex protein, translated as MNSSFYNGISGTKTHQFGIDVWANNIANVNTTGFKSSTPEFASIFATTLTSSYFGSNVTSDIGYGSRAQSSAINLTQGSFQNTDNVFDLAIGGEGWFGVQGAGSQAYYTRSGTFSIDANGNMVDAGGNYLLGTLGNNYTPTTLPEEVMKDFGSYYGINNNVLAAQVYAVSQLQDIALGPIAQQSKITLPDYLYYPPIPTQNISYKGNLDPKIIVESVDIAVNENDITTTLNTASNTLSITGNLTNTTEALNPKEGDLISVVITDHTGQTKKTSAYLDENLAWNLVGIDASELDTSEPLTTVATLSTMQEVPNVETFTTSIISPTGEKDTLSMVFTKQIPQPASGNVWDGVFQVRTFYEDYVREEYDETVTYDPNEYEVHADMGYVIKIYDPAQFYVDKTTNKVYEITDSQTGQLTFGGAGQLLESTIPAMRNGGAALNIFLGTANNYDGLTSSTNLDTSRSFTQDGQIAGLLKGYGMDERGNVVAEFTNGRSVPMAKVAVYHFQNDQGLTRATSSLFQASSNSGDPLFYTDAEGNFILGSKVFSNRLESSNVNLATALTELIVMQKAFDANAKSITTSDQMIQNAIQMKR; from the coding sequence ATGAACAGTTCGTTTTACAATGGAATTTCAGGCACCAAAACCCACCAATTTGGGATTGATGTGTGGGCGAATAATATTGCCAATGTTAACACCACGGGGTTTAAAAGTAGCACACCTGAATTTGCGTCTATTTTTGCGACAACCCTTACAAGCTCCTACTTTGGGAGTAATGTCACCAGTGATATTGGCTATGGAAGCAGGGCCCAAAGTTCGGCCATCAACCTCACACAAGGCTCTTTCCAAAACACCGACAATGTTTTTGACCTTGCCATTGGCGGCGAGGGGTGGTTTGGTGTGCAAGGGGCGGGAAGTCAAGCTTACTACACCCGTTCGGGAACTTTTTCCATTGATGCTAATGGAAACATGGTAGATGCTGGTGGAAACTATCTCTTAGGAACCCTTGGCAACAACTACACGCCCACGACACTTCCAGAAGAAGTGATGAAAGATTTTGGCTCCTACTATGGAATCAATAACAACGTATTAGCCGCCCAAGTATATGCTGTTAGTCAACTTCAAGACATTGCCCTTGGGCCCATAGCCCAACAAAGCAAGATTACTTTGCCAGATTATTTATATTATCCGCCCATTCCCACACAAAATATCAGCTATAAAGGCAACCTCGACCCAAAAATTATAGTTGAATCAGTGGATATTGCCGTAAATGAAAACGACATTACTACCACACTTAATACCGCATCCAACACACTTTCCATCACAGGAAACTTAACCAATACAACCGAGGCTTTAAATCCAAAAGAGGGGGATTTAATTTCTGTTGTGATTACTGACCATACAGGCCAAACCAAAAAAACTTCGGCATATTTGGATGAAAATCTCGCCTGGAATCTTGTGGGTATTGATGCGAGTGAATTGGACACTTCAGAACCTCTGACAACCGTTGCCACCTTAAGTACCATGCAAGAAGTGCCCAATGTCGAAACATTTACCACCTCTATCATCTCTCCTACGGGAGAAAAAGACACCCTTTCTATGGTCTTTACCAAACAAATTCCTCAACCTGCTAGTGGAAATGTTTGGGATGGGGTTTTTCAAGTACGCACTTTTTATGAAGATTATGTACGTGAGGAGTACGACGAGACGGTGACCTACGACCCAAACGAATACGAGGTACACGCCGACATGGGGTATGTCATCAAAATCTACGATCCCGCACAATTTTATGTGGACAAGACCACCAACAAAGTCTACGAAATTACCGATTCACAGACAGGACAGCTCACCTTTGGGGGAGCAGGACAGCTTCTTGAGAGCACTATTCCTGCGATGCGTAACGGTGGCGCGGCGCTCAATATTTTTCTAGGAACTGCCAACAATTATGATGGTCTTACTTCTAGTACAAACCTTGACACTTCTCGCTCATTTACACAAGATGGCCAAATAGCAGGTTTACTAAAGGGGTATGGAATGGACGAGAGGGGAAATGTGGTTGCTGAATTTACCAACGGACGCAGTGTGCCCATGGCAAAAGTTGCGGTGTATCATTTTCAAAACGACCAAGGCCTCACACGTGCTACTTCTTCTTTATTTCAAGCCTCTTCCAACAGTGGTGATCCTCTATTTTATACGGATGCTGAGGGTAATTTTATTTTAGGAAGCAAGGTATTTTCAAACCGCCTTGAAAGTAGCAATGTTAACCTCGCTACCGCACTAACGGAACTCATTGTCATGCAAAAGGCTTTTGATGCCAATGCTAAAAGCATCACCACTTCGGATCAAATGATTCAAAACGCGATTCAAATGAAACGTTAG